A region of the Montipora foliosa isolate CH-2021 chromosome 8, ASM3666993v2, whole genome shotgun sequence genome:
GTACGCGGGGCACTTTTACCATGGGAAACTGCATTTAGTGCGTGTGACGGACATTTCCCGTGgtaatttccatggatacgtgAAAAAGATCAGACGAAGCGCCCATGGCATTTAACGTGGTAAGTTGGAAGGGTGTGTTGATGCctgaggtacaagagccaatcacgaTGCTGATGATGTTAAGATTAAATTTCTCGCCTATGAATTGCTTGTGGGACGGGACGCCTGTGGAGACCACGTCTAAAATTAGCTTTAGTGTCGTTTTCATGGTAGTCAGATGTGGTGCCTGTCACGAAACTCTTGGCTTGATACTGTCATGTCGGACATACAACATACATATCTCTTTTCATTTTCGCGCGAAAGGTAATCGGAAAAGCTCACACGGATTTcgcaacacacacacacacacatcaCTTCTCTTCTTCGAATTTCTGCGTTCTTAGACCGAATTCGCACGGAAAAAGTATTCCTTAAGTGATCTTTGTCTGCTCTACGAGCTACTTGTGGcaacctaataataataataataataataataataataataataataataaataataactttatttccactatcaaaacaattagtaaatatttacaattttaaactatatatcgaaattagttaaaattttaaaaactaaattatatcttcacgaaaactgtttacaatatgtgaataatttaaaaatgggaaaaagacaattaagcatttctaaagaaaaaggtAATCAAAAATCTAAGCCTAAAATTATGAGTACAAATGTAGACCAGCTACAGCAAGAGTAAAGTCTTCTGAGACCTCACGAGATTTGAAAGGATATCTAGAGCCTCTGACGCATCTGTGTACAGTTCTTAATATAGCAAATGAGAGCTGTATTCGTAGCCAGGAAATAACACTGGCGTAGGGATCATTATTCTTGCTTGAAAGCTTATTTGCGAGAGTtcttactaataataataataataataataataataataataataataataataataataccaaactTTGGAACCAAccgtaataacaataataataataataataataataataataataataataataataataatcacttgagtttaagtctcaaggttatttagccgagcacaagtgcttagggttagggttagggttttagGTTTGGGGAGACTACATATTTTTAATGAGAGGGgagaccggagtacccggggccTGAAACTAACAACTAAATCTACATATGGcgtcgaatccgggaatcgatcccgggtCACATTGGGTATTTTAAGCAtgcgacgtttttgagacgtgggACGGCGactggaagtgagctgtttttcattttaacttgtctgttcactaccacctttatattgataagtatctttcctccattacagatgataagtataaaaatatgtgagacaccactgtcctggctcgcgaaatgttctcttccggttgccgtccgcgtttaaaaaacgcgcgtgcttaagctccctattgatgtACTCTCAGCACTGCGCGAGCCCTGTCGAAGTCTCCTTCGAAATCGAGTCGATGAAGCGCGATAGAACAGCGTTGAACACGAGAATATTACCTCTTGACTTCATTTCCGTTTCCCACCGTAAATAAATGCAAGTAAAAGTGCTTTTATTGAATGTGAGCACGTACAAATAAGATTGATTTATGAAAACGCTTGAGGGCGCAAAGGAAATGTTTGATTCTCATCACACTTAACCTTCCTTAGCGCTTTTACCACGTCTCTTGTGATGACTCTCAGTCGGCTTCAAGGATCAGTGACATTTGCAACCAACCTACACATTTTACACAAACAGCAGCAGCATCTCAcgtacaccccccccccccccaccccaggAGTCTTGTTAGATTACATCAGGCTGCCAAAATTGTCTTTTTACCAGTTGTTACCACGACCGCGCGGTCCACTTTCGCATTGCTGTCGTCCATGAAATAACCGCGCAATATGAGAGGGAACCAAttataaattttaaataattttaatcgGAGATGGGCCAAATATGTGGGATTTTCTTTCCTATACCTCATATTCTTGTTGAAAACGTTGAGAATATTCGTGACTGTTTTATGAATTGTTTTGTTGTAGCCTCGTTTTGAGTATTTTTCCCAGACCTCGTTGGTTAGGAAAAAAGACGTATCGAAAGCGTTTTGGACTCGTTGTTGTTCGGTTTTCTGCTACTTCGTACTTGTACTCGTGGATAGAATCGTGGTCATTAAACCTGTTGAGATTTTCTGTGATTTATTTGGTGTGCACTGGATTTCTTTCCCCACATTCTCTTGGCAACCCTTGGTTCGTTGCCTGGTCAACGAACGATACGGGTATCgtattatctttaaaaaatcgTTTCTTTGCTTGGTTTGCTCCATTGAGTACCAGCAACGTTTTAACGCAGTCATTTGTGAATATTTATGAGCCTTTTcaaaacgtttgcaaaaatTTCGCTCTGTTTTGTAGCTGTCGCAGTCAGTTGTGAGATGTGTGTCTTTTCCTAtactgatttaaacaaagacgTTAGTATAtaagcaaaaaaacaacaacgacaacaaatCAGGCCGGGAATCTTAAGTACAACCCTAGTAAATCCTAGTATCGTTGTTTATTTAAGAGTAGCGAATTGAATTTTCCAGTTAGTTAAAGTTAGCAAATCCGTACTTACTTCATTCACGTATTTAATCAGTTTGTCCAAATTTCTGTACCACAAATTAGCATTTTCGTACATGAAATCCGATCCCATTGTTAATATGATGTTGTTGGTTTTGTAGTGCAAAGCCTGCTTGCACGTAGTCTTTACAAATCTTTCTACCGTTATGTTCTTTGTGTCATCTTGTACAGGCGGATCTGCACAAAACTGGTCATAGCAAAATCCTGGAGGCGGATTATACCCATTGAATAGCACGCCTGTAAAAATGTCCGACTCTTGCTCTAAACTTCTGCTTCCTCTCCACACCAGTTCCATTCTCTGCTGCTCCAGACGAAGATCTTTGTCTTGGTAATCGATGCGACCAAAGAAGAATCCATCGAATGACATTTGAGAGAAGATGGAGGCTTGTTCATTCGAGTGACCGAACGGATCAATATGCCAGGCTATTCGTGGCCTTGCATCGGAACCAAATGTTTCTTGCACAAAGTTTAAGCCATAAGTCATTTGATCAATAATACCATTGTAATGTGTGGCTGCTTCATCGTTCATACACCATCCTGCATTGATAAACTCAAGTCTCTTTTCGGAAACAAGCTTCTTTACATCTGTTCGCATGGCTTCACTTTGCTCGTTCCACCATCGCTCAAAAAATATGATTTCCACGTAAATAAAACGCCTTCTGGAATCCGCAAGCAATTCTGAAATGACCGAATTTAAGATTTGACGAACGTTCGCCTGTTGGATAAAATTTTTTTCTCCATAATAGTATTGATCAATAGTTTTCAACCAACCAGGATCGTCGTGTGTATGCGGGACAAGGTGAACTTGCAGTTTCTCCTTGTTTTTTACGGCCACGTTAGACGTACAATCAAAGGTTGACCCAAAAGTAAAAAGTAGAGTTATCACTAGGGGAAAAAAGACTGCTGCCATTTTTAAAACCCGTAATAGTGCTTCCCTTTTTAGCGGGTGGCTCAGTTAAAATGGAACTGTCACGGCTTTTGACCTAACCGTGCATGACCCACGTGCTTGATAATGCTTATCAGGGTGTAGACAAAACGTGGGGTAGGCCAAGGTGTAGGCCATGGCCTACCCTATGGCCTACTCTATGGCCTACCGGtggtcaaatttaaaaaaaaaagcagagcATTGCCGCAAATCTTTCAACGTTTGGACTGTCTCACCGACGACTTTCTTCTGCTGTTTTGGCGGCCGCGGTTTGATCAGTATTAACCTAATGATAGAACAAGGAATCGAGGAGCAGAATGCCGGATAAACTCAACTTTGggcaaacatcatcatcatagtcCGACTATTGCCTGACAGTAAGGAAAACCAGCGGTCGTTGTGGACTGGGttccagtttctttttttgaaacCCCGCTTAGATgttagcctccttcgcagccgtttttaggctcgtccctccccacatacgcctgctcaaccgagccatacattcctttcccggatttagccaatcacattttaCCTACTATATTGCCGTAGGTTGACCTTGACCGCGTGAGCCTTTACCTGCGAAGATCAAAACATGATGACGGAGACGAGTAATCTCGACAGAGCTTTTAGCCCAGTGTgctcaaattttgtaatttctcggTTGAATCTTTTTCAGATAAAGcgatttaatattttgtcaagaaAGAAAGGGATTTGTTCGTCAATTTACCGACGGGATAAAGTAAATCTCTTGTTTACCAAGCGTTACCTCTCGCGTGTGTTCGACAACTAATTTCGTTGAGGCACGTTGTTGTCGTTGTGTCACTTCTTGTGAATAAACTTGAATATGACGAAGGATCAAGAAGATCTCGTTCCTCCAAAATCGCGTCCAAATCGCATCTCGTTCctccaaatcgctcaaattaaCAGCAGATGTAATGACATGTAATTGGCTTCCCTGTGAAAATATTATACAGTAcctaaaaggcaaagaaagcaCTTACCATGTTAACGTATTTAATGAGTTTATCCAAATTTTTGTACCACGTATTGGCATTTTCGTATTGAAAATCTTCACCCATAGTCATCAATATATGGTTTGTCTTGTAGTGTGTGGCTTGATCCAACGCTGCCGTAACAAATTTTTCAACTGTTTCCTTCACATTGTAATCAAACAGACTTGAGTCATCTTGTATTGGCGAATCCTTACATGATTGATCAAAACAAAATCCCCGTGGTGGGGCATAATTGTTGTAAAGCACGCCTGTGAAAATTTCCGAATCTTGCGCTAAACTTCTGCTTCCTCTCCACACCAGTTCCATTCTCTGCTGCTCCAGACGAAGATCTTTGTCTTGGTAATCGATGCGACCAAAGAAGAATCCATCGAATGACATTTGAGAGAAGATGGAGGCTTGTTCATTCGAGTGACCGAACGGATCAATATGCCAGGCTATTCGTGGCCTTGCATCGGAACCAAATGTTTCTTGCACAAAGTTTAAGCCATAAGTCATTTGATCAATAATACCATTGTAATGTGTGGCTGCTTCATCGTTCATACACCATCCTGCGTTGATAAACTCAAGTCTCTTTTCGGAAACAAGCTTCTTTACCTCTGTTCGCATGGCTTCACTTTGTTCGTTCCACCATCGCTCAAAAAACGCGATTTCCACGTAAATAAACCGCTTAGAAGGATCGGCCATCAATTGTGGAATGACTGAATCCAAAATGTACTGGACACCGGCGTGTTGGATTGAATTATTGGCTCCATAGAAGTATTCATCGACAGTCTTCAACCATCCAACATCGTCATGTGTGTGGGGAACAAGGTGAACTTGCAGTTTGTCTTGATGTAACATGGAGCCGTAGCTGGATTCGAAACCAAAGGCATTGCACACTGTTGCTAATAGAAAAAGAACTGTGATGGACATCTTGCCGGATCACAGCAAACTTCTTGCGTTACTGCTAAATAGTCAGGCTGAGTCACGAGATGCACGTGACTGAGTTTGCGTTACATCAGCGAAGAGGTCGACTGGGGCGACAGGATCAGTTCTCTAGATCTGAGTGAATCATTTGATTGGTCTGTTCAGTTGCTTGATATAGTCAGAGATACTTACATTATAAGCATACACACAGACATGCATTTATATTTGTCAATACAtacagggcttttcaggactaattgcTTTCGACGTAGGCCACACCTGGTTGGTGGTATGGTGTGTCACACCACAACACCagcccggtgtggccaacataTCACGCAGGCGCATAACCACTTCACCcagtcaataggccatttccgagttcgctctgcctcctcttcaaagagagtttaagtgcgaagtttttcttaagaaaatttgttttcattcatatgtaaagtagaattaattactttaaaaaaaatttgcacttggactcgctttgaagaggaggcagacgtggaCTCGGAAGTGGCCTATTAGCAGGGAAGACCTTaaacagcaatgaccagaaccaggttgctgaccagcggtttcgttaaaacaatggtttgctggggtgtgctcagtctcgcgggctcagaaaacctggttgtggtcattgttatttaaggtttttctattAGCAGCCATGTTATGGTGTGTCACCATGCTTTTTTGGTCTTTGCTGTATCCTTGTTATTTTTGAGTCCCGCGGGTTTTATGATAACGCACGGGTATTGATCCAAAGCCAAACCCTCTCAgcttttcgacgccatcttggactgACTGGCCCTGGCATACATGGCCTCGATCTCATGTgatatatattttgaaaagatTTATATTGTAATAAATGGTCAGGATTCCTTTAAATATGAGTATTCCGATTGAAAAAAGGCGTCTACGAAAGACAACCACATGTTGTATATCTCGATGGTCTCCCATCCATCGAACGCACGTTAATAATCAGAAATCACATTGCTTTTTAGTGCACTTAACAAACAATGATGGAGTTGAGAGATGCCGCCTTCCTCAACAGTGAAAGGGTTCTGTAACGTCCACTTGATTAATATCAAGAGCTGTGAGTCGAAACCAACGCGGGTTGTAAATCCGTCTTCTATTAAGATAACATAATGTGCCCTGCCAGCTGTTTCTCCGACGACCGAGTTGATGAGAGAACCGCATGGGTCTATCCTACATTTGACATCACAAAACTTGCTCTCAAAGTTTGTGAAAAGCAATACATTAAAGACAACGCAGACCAGTCGACAAACCAACCAACGTCTcctagcctacgtgtagccgtaccctctTCCCGCGATAAAAAAAACGGACGGAGAGAGTAGTTCCTTCTTTCCGTTCTTTCATCGCGGGAGGGCGGGAGGGTACGGCTACAGGTAGACTAACGCCTCTTAAAAGGGCCGGTTTGGACACCGACCCGGGTCAGTTCAGCGTCGAATTTTACGTTTACCGAGCCCGGGATGGGTGAGGGTTGGGTCGATCTCGGCTGACCCGGGTCAGTTCCTTTTTCGCTCGGTTGAAAAGCCTGGTAACTACTTGTCAGTGAGGAAAATCATCAGAATCATCAATTTTTGTTAACGTTACCAGCCATTTTgccaattttattttcttttgcgcAGGTTTAAATGCTCATCATCATGCATCAACAGCAACATGTTGTTACAGGCTGCGCATGGGCAAAAACGGTGAACCGCAAAAAGAGTGACGTTCAAACGATCCCGGGTCCAGATGGACCAGTGTTTacatgaagaaattgaagaaattacaACCCTTCTTAGCCGGGTCAACCCGAGTCTCGAGAAGGGTTAGCTGGCAAGGGGAGCTGACACGGCTTGACTACTGTTTTTAACTGTTTTCACGTAAACACTTATGAACATTTGACTGCAAAAGGGTTACCCGTCGTGGTGATTCAACCCGGGGTCGTGTAAAGAGGCCCTTAGATTGCCAGTCTCAGAACAATTCCTCAGTTGCCACTGACAAAACCGTTAATTtatctattttttattttactttttccaCTCGAACTTGAACATTCTGATAGAGATAGGAGAAGCTTTACCTCATCGTCGATGAACCAACCAACGTCTCTCAGATTACAACAGTCTCAGAACACTTCCTCACTAATGATCAAACCGCGGAAGAAATATTTCACTTATTCCACTCAAACTCGTTCATTCCAATCAAGACGGTAGAAGCATACCTCGTCATCGAAGGAAACACCCATTATTGCGTAacacatttgatttttttactgTTCTTATCCAATTGGGCAACATTCGTCAAGTCCAAGTATTGTAACACGTCACACGCCATGTTCCAATTCAACTTGTAGAGTTTTAGTTAAGTGTAGTCAATGCTTGTGAAAAACTCGTGAAGGAAGGAAGTGCCTTTCGAAATATCACCGTTCAATCAGTCTTGCCCTGTTTCGTTCCGAATCATAAATCTCCTTGTGTGACGTCATAACTTCCCGAATTTGTGCTAATTTAGGGTGcgttgaccctattccggaataagaatacgtggagtgataaTTAAAAATGTCACGTCTAGCGCTTTTGaggcaacaaggataataaatatatgtttaaaatagcattttagcaattttttgaGGAAGTGAATGAGaatgaaattattgaaatatgTGGTAGCTTACGCTGTGGTGCAGCTGCAGGCTATGATGACATGCCAATGAATGTAGTTAAGCAAACTATAGATCTAATTGAATATCCGCTAagatatattttaaaattaaggttTGGTATTGTTCCTGATAGTTTAAAAATAGCTTAAGTTATTCCCCTGTTTAAATCTGGTGATCATGATATTTTCATAAATTACAGACCAGTGCGGTCAATATTACCTgccttttcaaaaattcttgaaaaagtgGTATACAATCGTCttcttaaattccttaataAATTCAACTGCTTATGCTCTGACTCATTTATATGATAAAATTTCATCTGCTATTGACAATAAAGAGTCTACTGTGGGCATATTTATCGATTTGTCGAAAACCTTTGATACGGTTGATTATTGTATTTTACTTGAAAAACTAGATAATTATGGCATTCGGGGTTCAGCGTTGAACTGGTTTGCCAGTTACCTTAGCGTTAGGtctcaatttgttgatttcaatggcTATCGTTCATCTACTTGCAGATTAGGTGTGTTGTGCCTCAGGGCTCTATTTTAAGTCCTTTGCTTTTCCTTATTTACATTAACGATATATGTAACGTATCAAAGGTTTTAGACTTCattctttttgctgacgacaccaaCATATTTTTTCTCACAAGGATGAGCTTTTTCTTTCACAAACACTTCATTCTGACTTACTATATTTATCTGAATGGTTCAAAGTCAACAAGCTTTCCATCAATTAAAAAAACGCAATTTTATGATCTTCAAACCTAGGCCAGAAAAGGCGAACAGTTGATATATCTGTTGTTTTAAACAATCATGATATCGCACAGACTAAAGAGATAGTGTCTTTGGGTGTGATTCTCGACGAGAATCTTTCTTGGAAACCGcatattttaaatgtttctggaaaaaaatcaaagtctATCGGTATCATATATAAATCAAGCTTTTGCCTTTCTGCTGTGAGCCTACGTACTTTgtactttagtttagtttacccTTACCTAATTTACTGTATTACAGCGTGGGGGTCGACTTATCATACCAATCTTAAGCGCATAATTACGCTTCagaaaaaagttataaaaattatttcaaatgttcCTTTCGATGCCCACACTGACAATCTTTTCagagatcatcaaattttgaaatttaatgatatttatttatttcaaactgcTAAGTTTATGTTTCTGTATATAAAAGGCTTGCTTCTCAATACCTTTAATAATATGTTCACTCTTACAAACCAAATACACTTTTATAACACTAgaaattctaattgcttttatATTTTCCCTTGTCGAACAAACATTCGTAGATTTTCCATTCGTTTTCGAGGACCTCAGTTTTACAATTCACTTAATCAAGAAATTCAGAATTGTGAGAGTGTTGGTTTGTTTAGTAAATTGCTTTATTAAAAATTTCTTCTTGCAAAATTACGTTAACTTTGAGCTGCTACTTGTTTCGCTTTACTTTGTGTCTGTCGCTGCTTTTTATATATAAATATGCTTCAAGTATGATTTCCAGTGTTTACGGTGTAGGCAATACTCAAGATGATTCTAACTGTTGTAACctgtataatttcataatttatttatttatttatttattttttctgcatTCGACATTGCCTATctattctgtttcattttgaggGAGCTCATAGCTCATAAGCCCATTGGTTTCTTTATGAGATTCctcgccattttatttcaaatttcataatttgtatatatatatgatatattttttatgaaatggcaaaataaactgaactgaactgcttgataattttaatgtgaatctccgtaaaaacgaaggatttctaacttctattccttGTACTCCTATTcgggaatacggtcaatcgaacgcacccttagaagGCTGCAGAAAATGGAGCTAGGATTGAAAGGAGCATTATAAAAGTAACTAGTTTTTCAATGAAGTTAACAATGGGATATGTCATATGTATTATGCAGGATGTCGGACAAAAAACTAcattatttagttatttattaaATTTGATCAATTTGTTGCAGATGTGTCTATCCCCATTAATGAACAATTGGTTTTGGAaacataataatattaatatttactttcaatttatttataaaagCCTTTTCCAGTTTTCTGTGTTTATCTCGATGTTGAGAACAAACGGACCACCCAGGGGACGCGCGctaaaatgcaaataaatgTCAAAGGTTCtggaaaattttacttttttcgtCGATAATTGGACTGTTTTCAACAGATTCATGTTTTGAACTTTCGAATTTCCATGACTGGCTGATTTTGCAAAACAGCTTCGCTCTCGACCGTTAAACTCTCTGTTCCAATATTCTGTTCAAAGCGAGATTCTACTTGACGCAAAAaccgcgcaccagtggctcagttggttgagcatcgggctgccatgcgggaggtcgtgagttcgactccggccggaccaacaatcAGGAGAAAGTTTGTAATTGCATCcgtaaatggttagactttcaagtcatctcggataaggactagaaACCGTAGGCCCGGTCTCACAAAGAAGTGAGAACTTGCAAAACTAAAACATATGGAGAAAGAGCTTTCGCCGTAGCTGGCCCAACGCTTTGGAACTCATTGCCCCAATCTATGCGGGAATTAACATCTGTCAATCAATTCAAAGCTCATctaaaaacttatcttttcgaTAAGTAAcaactacattttttttttcttttctttcatcatTGTAATTGTATTGTAATTTAGATCAACTGTATAGaaatttgtaaatagttatcaatttttcattatttctatTTAGTATTGTAAGAGCGCCGAGGTGTAGCGAGGCGCTCCAAaaactgtaattattattattattataacatcttccatgttcattagttccctgtgggaagttaaagaacccacacactattcgagaagagtagggaatgaaattcccggtgttgtggctgtcctctgtgagtatacgggtgggtgggtatagcaagtccacatcagctgaataaaCTGAATTCAGCTGaattcaacctgctcaaacaaataaataacataacataacacacaaaacaaaaacgtttgttttgtcACCTTAATGCCTTATTTCAACTTTCTCGTGATATTCTTAGAGAGATCATGTGAGCTTAATAAACGGAAAATTGAAAACTTATCTAATTCCTAAAAGtataaaaatattttcctttcTCGCAGGGAATGTAAGGACTTGTGAAATATCAGAAGTGGGAACGAAAGGAAATCGAAATGTACAGGGAAATTAAATGGACTTCCTGTCGATGCTGGTCTGCTTGTTCGCTTTATATTTTATTCCCTTTAAATAATACCTCAACTTTGTCGCCGATAAGGTGCACAAGGAATAAAAAATTCAACAGCAAcctgttttgtaaatttttccGCTTTTTGAAGGTTTGACTACTCAAGATATTTTTAAACTAATATCATTAAGAAAACATCGTGAGCAAATAAAAAGTAATTCCTTTGGGATATTCTGGTGATAATGAGAAAAGAATGCTTGTTTGGATCTTATAGTTTGTCTGTCAGGTTGTTCTTTACACCATACGTAATTTCCTATATTTAGATCTAATTATTTTCATCTGatgttttaaaaagaaattagcaTTAGAATTAAAGTCACTTCATTTGGAGGTCACGCGATTTGAAAATTAGGGAAAAAACATTACTGTTTTATAAGGAACTAGATCCTTTAAAGTAAACTATACACTTCCTTGAAACTAGGAACGAATTAAATTGATCTGAAAATTGAGCCCTAACTGAGGTCTTCTTTAAGTAGATCACATTGTTGTAAATGGTCAATTACGATGTGTCAAAGTATTTGAGCGATGGAGACgcaaattttctgttttttatgccTGAGTAAGTCTCTTCCGCTAATTATATTCTCATCTCAGTGAATGAGCTCATCAAAATGTGTCTAGCAAGGTGTATTGCCAACTCCCATGCACTGGGAAGCATTTTTTAGGCGTGAGAACATCCACGCCAAAATTATGACCGGGTTATTCCGCTGTCTTATCGACTATAAAAGCTGCCGCGTTGCTGCAGCGTGCACAAGTAACAAACACTTGCAAAGTTAACAAGAACGCAACTGAGCTGCTCAGCATTACAGCAACAGTATCACCTCTGCAGCCTGATCCAGATATGAACGCTTTCAACTTTGTAAGTATTCCATAACGAACGACGCAAATTGCGGACTTCATGCAAGTTTTTTGGACACAAACTTGAGCTAAATTACATTGAGGAGTGTGCTTCAAAAGAATTGACTATGAAGAagatttttcaaagaaatggTTTTTTTTGGGTGGGTACCATCGCAATCTGATTACCCCCGTTTTGAATTTTCTCTGCAGTGTACACTTCTATCAGTTCTTCTCCTCGCGTTGGACTCGTGTCACTCGGCCATCCTTAAAAAGAATCCACAGACGAGATCACTGGCGGAGTCAGTCCATCCCACAGCAGGTCCCGGGAGATTGAACGTTCTTTCTGCTTTTCGTCAGAGACCGTCAGTTTTCAGAATCAATTCACGGATAGCCACACTAGTGACCAAGAACCCTTCTTTTGAAATCGCAGTGCGTCTTTTCGGGAAAACACAAGTGTTTCTCCAGATCTCTGAAGATGGTACGGTGAATGGGACCACTGACTGCAAAAGCAAATACGGTAGGAATCTTTACCGCCATCTGACCCTCTCATTTTAAAATAattcgttgaaaaaaaaaagtcccaGCAAGTCTTTTAAATCAGTGAAGTTGCAAAAAAATCAGAAGGAAAGAGAGAGAACTAAAAACAGAAAGGTTCTATTATTATACTATTAgtctaaagccgtgttcacattaggtctcgattatgatcgaattataatcgaTTTAAATATGAACTCACATCAACTTATTacagtccctgattataactggatcataattacttcaaacaaccgcAAGGGATTGTTTGAAGTAATTGcagtgcgtaattgaacagaatggcgagcaCGTGGTtgtatgagcagacgaaacttctaatcgcgTTATGGAGCGAAGATTCGGATTTGTCATTTTCTGTTCtcagaagctatccttggttcccTCCTCGCCTTGATTCTATCCTCGTCGTTCTCTCCTTGAACCGCAGAGTGATGAATCAGTCTCTGATAATAAGGCTGGCATCTGCGTCTGATGTTCAAATTCGATCAAGCTCGTTCAGTTCCTCTTGCAACGCAAAGGCAACTTTCTATTTTCATTTCTCTAGGGCGTCCTTAAAACGAAACCTTAGCCAATTATCGCGTGTGAAGATAATCAAATGAGACAAtcataaaacaaagcaaatataTACAGCCGGCAATAAGTAATGGAAATTGAaatccaattcggtctgtaatcgtccgatttgtttatcagGATTT
Encoded here:
- the LOC137967967 gene encoding lysosomal alpha-mannosidase-like; this encodes MSITVLFLLATVCNAFGFESSYGSMLHQDKLQVHLVPHTHDDVGWLKTVDEYFYGANNSIQHAGVQYILDSVIPQLMADPSKRFIYVEIAFFERWWNEQSEAMRTEVKKLVSEKRLEFINAGWCMNDEAATHYNGIIDQMTYGLNFVQETFGSDARPRIAWHIDPFGHSNEQASIFSQMSFDGFFFGRIDYQDKDLRLEQQRMELVWRGSRSLAQDSEIFTGVLYNNYAPPRGFCFDQSCKDSPIQDDSSLFDYNVKETVEKFVTAALDQATHYKTNHILMTMGEDFQYENANTWYKNLDKLIKYVNMNCLRIPEGVLFTWKSYFLSDGGTSKVKPCEQM
- the LOC137968103 gene encoding fibroblast growth factor 1-like produces the protein MNAFNFCTLLSVLLLALDSCHSAILKKNPQTRSLAESVHPTAGPGRLNVLSAFRQRPSVFRINSRIATLVTKNPSFEIAVRLFGKTQVFLQISEDGTVNGTTDCKSKYAELKLQSMDIGHQRIKAVATGRFVAMDKNGNLYSTATPNDETIFRETMQSTSFHTFASAKYYRTTLYDTFISIGRNGRARNGAATNSAQNKVKFIIFTGDSC